A genome region from Trichoderma asperellum chromosome 7, complete sequence includes the following:
- the RPL34B gene encoding 60S ribosomal protein eL34, whose protein sequence is MASHRVTYRRRNGYNTRSNRTRVIKTPGGDLRVLHIKKRGTVPKCGDCGSKLSGIPALRPREYSQISKPQKTVQRAYGGSRCGNCVRDRIVRAFLIEEQKIVKKVMKEQEASQKKK, encoded by the exons aTGGCGTCCCACCGAGTCACCTACCGCCGCCGTAACGG CTACAACACCCGCTCCAACCGGACCCGAGTCATCAAGACTCCCGGTGGTGACCTCCGAGTTCTGCACATCAAGAAGCGCGGAACTGTCCCCAAGTGCGGTGACTGCGGCTCCAAGCTCTCTGGT ATCCCCGCTCTCCGCCCCCGCGAGTACTCTCAGATCTCCAAGCCCCAGAAGACCGTCCAGCGAGCCTACGGCGGTTCCCGATGCGGTAACTGCGTCCGCGACAGAATCGTCCGCGCTTTCCTGATCGAGGAGCAGAAGATTGTCAAGAAGGTCATGAAGGAGCAGGAGGCtagccagaagaagaaataa